From Magnetococcales bacterium:
GACGCTTTCCCCGTTCGGTCTCCGTCGTGGCCACCATGGATGTGGAAATTCTGGAAATACGCTGGCAGGGCTTGCGGGATTTTCGCCGATATGACGCCCACTTTCGTGACCACCTGAACCAACTGTACCGGGAACGCTCCCTCAAGGCCCACTTGCGGGAAACGCCGGTATGCCGCCATCTTGCCCAGGAATTATTGACGGATCTGGAACAGGCCGCCATCTCCGAAGTGTACGGCGAAACCGATGCCAACAATCCCTTCTGGCGTCCCCAGGGAGAGTCCCCCAGTGATCGCCTGGCCCAGGAACCCATGATCGTCGCCGAGGGGCAGGTGCTGGATGGTCTGGTCCTGATTCAATCCGGTTTTGCCCGCATCAGCCAAAAATTCAATCATGGACATCGGACAGTCGGATTTTTGGGACGCAACCGCATGTTCGGTCTGAGCGAAGCCCTGCAACAGTGGCGCACCGGCCATCCGGTGCCGAGCCAGTTCTCTCTGCGGGCCATCGGTTATGTCCAAACCTTGCGTCTTCCTTATGCCATTCTGGCCAGTCATGTCCTGCCCCATCTTGCCCCGGAATTTGCCCAGGCCGCCCTGACCACCCGCAACGGCACGGTTTTCGAGGGTCTGGACCGGGAAGATGTCGGGCTGATCGAATTTTTGGTAGAGTACCACTACATCAACGCCACGGCGGCCATGCTGATCAATCTGGATCGCTGCGTCCGCTGCGATGAATGCGTCCAGGCTTGTGCCCGCGCCCATGACAACAATCCCCGTTTTCTGCGCAAGGGACGGCGGCACGATGCCGTCATGGTTGCCACCGCCTGCATGCATTGCCTGGATCCGGTCTGCATGATCGGTTGCCCGACGGGTGCCATCCATCGCAACGAACGGGGCGGTGAAGTCCTCATCAATGACCGGACCTGCATCGGATGCGGCACCTGCGCCAACAGTTGTCCCTATGGCACCATTCTCATGGTCGAAACCCGGGATGCCGCAGGACGTTATCAGCATAATCAGGAAACGGGGCTGCCCATTCTCAAAGCCACCAAATGTGATCTCTGCCTCGAACAATGGGGTGGTCCGGCCTGCCAGAGAGCCTGCCCGCGCCATGCCCTGCTGCGGGCCAACATGTGGGATACGCGCAATCTGCGCCGATGGATGGGATGGCGATGAATGAATAAAAACAATTTCCAACAAAGGCATCCCCTGGTCCGCTTCCTGACGGGTACCCTGCTACCCGGTGCAGCCCTGTTGATCCTGATGGGCTACGGGGTCCGCTTTCTGGGGGCCGGTCTGCGCGATACCAGCCATGTCACCGGCTGGATCCTGTTCACCATGCTGATCCTGCTCACCCTGCACACCTTCCGCAAAAAACTGACCATGCTGCCTCTCGGGGCCATGCATCTCTGGACCAACCTGCACATTCTGGCAGGTGCCGTGACCATTCCCCTGTTTGTTTTTCACGGGGGAAAGTGGATTCCCAACGGATTCCTCGATGCCATTCTGGGCATCAGTTTCTGGCTTGTGGCCGGCAGCGGGGTATTCGGCTTCTTCCTCTATCGAAACGTTCCCAGGCGCTTGACGCGGCGCGGGATCGAGGTCATTCAGGAGCGCATTCCCGCCCTGCGCGCCGAGGCCAGACAAGAAGTCGAACAAGCCGTCCTTGACCTGGCCGATGCCACCGGCTCCACCACCCTGGCCGAATTTTACGAATTTCGTCTGCGCAGCTATTTCAACAAGGTGTGCAACTCCCGGGAACACCTCCTGGACTGGAACCGCTCCCGGTTTTCACTCTTGAACGAAATCAAAGGATTGGAACGCTATCTGGATGCCCGGGAAATGGAAGTTTTGGGACGAATCGAAGAGCTGGTGGTTTACAAGGACGATCTGGACTACCACTGCACCCTGCAAGGCATCATGAAAATCTGGCTGCTCGTGCATCTGCCTCTGACATTTGGTTTGTGGATGTTTGTGGCCTGGCATGTTCTGAACGTCCTCGGCTTTCAGAGCTGAACGCATGGACGACCCGGTCCCATCTCAGGAAAACTACGAACGTCCCAACCACCCCTGGATCTGTGGACGTGCCATCCAAGGCAACGCCTGTCGTTCCGGTCCTGATCACAAGGGCCATTGTGGTGGCCAGAGTGAATGCCGGCCTGTCCGTCGCGGCGACCGGTGGCATTGTGCCCGACCCGCTCTTGCCGGTGGCCCCTGTCCGGAAGGTCCTTCTCCTGAGGGTCAATGTGGTCGTCCCCTGCCCACCTGCCAGCCGGTGCGAAACCTGCGCGGCTTGCGTCGTCTTCTGGCCCGTTGGTCCATCCTCGTTGCCGTCGGCCTGATCCTCTCCATCACCTATGGAAACCGTGTCCTGGAGTTCATCTCTCCCGGCCCTTTGAGTCCTTTTCACAGTTCCATCGACAATTGCATCATCTGTCATGCTGCCGCCGAAAAAGGCCCACGCGGCTGGATCAAACTGGCGTTGGGACGACCGGACATTCAACCCGACAATCTGCGCTGCCTGAAATGTCACCCCCTGGGGACACATGCTCAATCCCCTCACAGTCTGGATCCCCAGGTGTTGAAAAAGCTGGAGCCCAAGGTTGCCGAGTGGCCGGATCCCCCTCCCCTGCCGGTCTCCCTGCACATGGCTGCGCCCTTGCTCAACCCGGACCTGGGCAGACAGCATCCCCTGAGTTGCGGCTTGTGTCATCAGGAGCATCAGGGCCATTTCATGCAGGAAACCTGGTGGGCGCAGGATCGCTGCAACTCCTGTCACCGCAAGGCAACTTCCCGGTTTGATCAGGATCATCCCCGTTTTGTGGACTATCCCCATCAGGAACAGACATCCATCAAGTTCAATCACCGTACCCATTTTCAAAAACATTTTCATGGCAAACTGGCCGACAAGGCACCCAAAAACTGTTCTGTGTGCCATCCCGACAATGGCCGCAACAACATGGTCTCTTCGATCCACTTCCAACCGGCCTGCGGAACCTGTCACATCGATCAGATTCGCGAGGTTTTCCAGTCAGGTCCCAAGGGATTGAAGGTTCTCTCCCTGCCCCCTTTGGATCTGGATGTTCTGCGGCAACGCGGCGTGGCCATCGGCGAGTGGCCCGGCAACAGCGATGGCGATCTTTCCCCTTTCATGCCAGGTTTTTTTCACGGCTATCCGGAATTTGAAACCGCTTTTGCCATGCTGAACGGCATGGACACCCTGAATCTCACCACCGCCACGGATTCCCAGCTCACCGCCATCGCCACGCTGGTCTGGAACATCAAGGAGTTTGTTTTTGAACTCCTGATCTCAGGCCGTCCGGCCCTGGCCAAGCGTTGGCAGAATTTATTGGGCGAACGCCCGGATTATCACCTGCTCGCACAGTTGAGCGGCCAAATGCCGGCTGACCTGGTCCGTTCCATTCAAAAAGAGTGGTTTCCCCATCTCCTGGAAGAGATGGCTATGCATCGGCAGGGAAAACCTGTCCCGATTCCCAATCCCCATTCAGCCACCCCGGCAACCGACACGGTTGAAAAACGCGGATCCCCCGACGGCGACAAGGGCGGACTCCTCGACAGCGACAAGGGTGGACTCCTCGACAACGACGACAAGGGCGGACTCCTCGACAGCGACAAGGGTGGACTCCTCGACAACGACGACAAGGGCGGACTCCTCGACAGCGACAAGGGCAATCAAACACCCACCCTGCGCCCCCTCACCGATGACGCATGGATCGAAGGGGGCGGATGGTACCGGGAGGGGTATTCTCTCTACTATTTGCCGACGGGACATGAAGATGGTTTTCTGCGTACCTGGCTCGACACCCTTTTTTCCCGGCAACAATCCTCTTCAGCGGCGCAACGACTGTTTCAATTGTTGATTGCCGAAAAAACCGCCGGGCAATGCGGCAAATGCCATTTCGGTGCAGGTGCCTATGCGGGTGCCCAAACAGGTGCCCATGCAGGTGCCAGTCTGGAAATGACCCTGCCCAAGTGGCGGGGGCGGGTGGCCCCCCTCGATGCCAAGGAGTTCCGCAAATTTTCTCACACAGCCCATCAAAGCCTGATCCCCCGGTGCCAGGATTGTCACCCCTTCACCACAGCCCCCCTCCCGGAAACACCCCCTGGAGCAACGTCCGTGGTCCACAGCGGCTTTGCCCAATTGGAGAAAATGGTTTGTGCCAAATGCCATCAACCCGACAAGGCGGGGGATGCCTGCCTGCTTTGCCACAACTATCACGTTGGCCAAAAATCCTCGGCGCGTGGCCGCTCCCGTTGACCGTCCACCCCTGAACCCTTCAATCCATGCGCCATACTGTGCTAGGATTGGCTTCTCAATCGGGTTCTCTTTGAAAATGGGCGGGGCACCATGCATATTCGCCATTGGCAATCCTGTTTTTGCCTGATTTTTTCTGCTGCATTCCTTTTCATGAACCTGCTTGTCTGCGCGTCTGGACATGCCGCAGACGCCAAATCCACGCCGGCAACCACCGACGAGGATATTACCGACCAGGAACTGCGCAACGTCTGGCTGAGTGGTCTGTACTCCATGGAGTTGGACCACCTCAAGGATGCCCAGCGCAAATTTGCGTTCGTCATTGCCCGGAACCCCCCCTGGCTGGCACGCGCCTTCGAAAACCGGGCCATCGTTTACGAAAAAATCGGCCACGAAGACTTGGCCAAAAAGGATTTCGAGGTTGCCCTGAAACTGTACAATCAGGAAGTCAGGGACCACCCAAACAGTACGGAACCCCTGTTGCGGCGCGCTGAATATTGGGAACGCAAAAACAACCCGGAAGCCCGCATCCAGGATTTGAGCAAGGCCATTGCCCTGGAACCCGATAACACTGCCCTCCTCCAGGTACGCATCAATGCCTGGAATGACCTTTTGCGCCCTGATCAGGCCCTGGCGGACCTGAGCCGTCTGATCAAACTGCAACCCGAAGAACCGGACCCCCTCCTGGCCCGGGCCGAGCTGGCACGCAAACAAAACAAGAATTCCCTGGCCATTGCCGACTATACCAAGGCCATCGCCCTGAGTCCGAACCTCTTCCAGGCCTACCTCGGCCGCGCCGAAATTCACCTGGAATCAGGACAGGAAGAAAAAGCCTTGGCCGATCTCGACCGGGCCGTCAAAATCCAGCCCGACTCAGCCAAGGCCCATTATAACCGGGGTATCATCCTGCAAGGAAAAGAACAATATCCAGCTTCCCTGGCCGCCTTCGAAAAAGCCATCGCCCTCGAACCAGACCAGGTTGAAACCCTTCTGCGCCGGGGCATGGTTCTGATCAAACTTGGACGTTCCCAAGCCGCCCTGGCCGATTTTGACCGCATTCTGACCTTGCAGCCAGGACATGCCCTCGCCACGATGTATCGGCAGCAGGTTGTGAAATAAGCCTTTATTTTTGTCGATATTCCGGATTCAGAGACGGCAACACCTCATCGGGTTGCACGGCGGATGATCGGGAATTCCGGACCGTCAGCAAGGGCTGCAAAACCGACCATAAATCAACATCATCCCAAGGTGTCTCCGGGGCATAAAGGCCTCTTTCCAGACGATCCATGATGACCGAGGAGTTTGCCGGATCCAGGCGATCACGCAAGGCACCCAGAGAACGGGGAGGATTTTCCGGCCAGGTCAGAGATGCCCAATACAACAGGGCATCGGCAATACGACGCGGATCCCCTATTGCACAGGCTTCCCGAACCGGAGCCAGATCGGGAGGGGGTATCCGGGACAACGATACAACCTTGTTCGATCCTGGTGTCTGGCTCCGGATGGTGTGTTGGCGCAGCCGCCACCACAATCCCAAAGTCGCCAACCAGGCCAACAGCAACCCCCCTGCCACCCAGGGCCAATAGCCGCCCGCTGCCGGATTCCCTGCCGAGCCAACCTGTCCACCTGGAATCGTGGTGGCAGCCGGATCCGCTGCCACACCCGGTATCGTCGATGCACCCGAAGAGCCTGACCCGACTGAAGCCGCATCCGATCCTGTCGCTCCCTTACCTGATCCTGGTGGTACCACATCCGGCAACGGCGCAGCCACCAAAGGGGGAGACCCACCACTTGCAGCCGACGTTGCGGGTGGATCCACGGCAGAAGCCCCTCCCGAGGCCGTCGTGCCCCCCGCTGCCGGTAATACCGTCAAGGTCCGGCTGGGCAGTTGGGCCACTTTGGCACGTTCTTCGGTCACATCCCACCAGGGTATGTCAATGGCCGGCAAGGTATACGTCCCGGGACGGGTGGCCACCATGGCCCATTTTTCCTCGCGTTCCCCCAGGATCCATTTGCCCTTGGGTTGCGACTGGATCACGGGTTGATCGGGATATATGTTCACGCCATCCAGACGCGGCTTGGCAATCTCCGGCAATTGGGTCGCCGCCAACCCCTTGGCATGCAAACGCACCGTGCGGGTCAACGGATCCCCCACCCGGATCTGCACCGGATCGTGCAACCCCTCCTCCGACAAGGTGATCTGCGCCGCCGGCAACCACCAGGGACCGACAAATTCCGCCGGACGTGGCCGCACATCCAATTGAATCGGCTCGCTGCGCAATTTGACCGGACGGGTCGCAGCCAGCAAACCGGCGAAGGGATCCCGGCCAAAAAAATTCTGGAAAAAGGGATCGTTGGCAAAGGGGCCTGTCCCCCCGGGGTCTCGACCTGCCGATCTTGCAACCCGCATCTGCCCCTGAAACACCAAGCCGGGCAGGGTCAAGGGACCGCTTTTTTGGGGAAATACGGCATACCGGCGTTCCATGACCTCATAGGTTCGTCCCTTGATCTCAGTGGTCGAGGCACGATCCTCGCCCAGCCGTTCCACCACGGCATCCTCGATGACCGGCTCGGTTATTTCCCCCTCGGTAAAGACCACAGCCCGATAAAACCGCACCTGCAACACCACCTGGCCCTGGACATACGGAGTTTTGGTATCGACTTCCGCCTCCAAAAAATAGGCCCCCGTATCCACGGCACCCCCACCAGCGCCACCCGCACCACCCGCTCCTCTTCCCCCTCCCCCTCCTCCCAGGCCACCACCCGCTCCACGCCTGGCTTGCGACCCGGCAGCAACCACTTCAATGGCAAGCGGGGCTGTCTTCATGCCGGCCACAGTCAACGCCGGTATGGTCAGCCTGCCCAAACGTTGCGGCAACAGGGTGATGGTCAGGCCGACCATCGATTCCACATGACCATTGATGATCCGCACATTGCTTTCGGAACTGCTCCCCAAAATCTGGAAATCCTTCTCCAGGGGGGTCAAATCCGGTTGTGGCAGCCGCCCTTGTTGGCCTGCAATCGACAAGGTCAGGCGCAGCGTCTCCCCTTCGGTGATGACCGACTGATCCACCCGCGCCGTCACGCCGGCTCCCAGACCAGAACCGGGTTGCAACCAGACCAGCAGCACCATGCCCAGAAAAAACGCCTGCAATCGGAATTTTACCATGGCTCTGTCACCTCTGCCGGGCGGCCCCGCCGCCGTTGTTCCAGAAGAAATTTGCGCCGCAACAATCCTCCTGGGTCATCCGGAATACGCTGCAACCATTGCTCCATGGCCTGTCGGTTTTCCGCATCCAGGGGCGTTGCTTCCGCCTGTCGCGCCTTGGCTGAATTTTTTTTATCTTCTCTCTTTTTGATTTCCTGATTCTGTCCTGATTTGGCAAAAAATTTTTCTTTCTCCTCTTGCTCTTTATCCTGCCCGTCGGTTGCTGTCTTTTCTTTCTCCTTTTGTTCTTTATCCTGCCCGTCGGCTACCGAATTTTCTTTTTCCTCCAGTTCTTTGTTCCGCCCGTCGGCTGCTGATTTTTCTTTCTCCTCTTGTTCTTTATCCTGCCCCTCGGCTGCCGATTTTTCCTGCCCCTCCGGTTTTTTACTCTGCCCCTCGGCTGCCGATTTTTCCTGCTCCTCCGGTTCTTTCTTTTGTGCGTCAGATGTGGATTGATCCTTCTCCCCTGACGCTTTCTTTTGTGCATCCGATGCGGATTGATTTTTCTCTCCCGACTCCTTCTTTTGTGCGTCGGCTGCCGCTTGATCCTGGGATTGTTTCTCCCGATCCGAACCCGATTTGTTCTGTTGCTGCTGCTGTTGTTGTTGTCCCTGCTGTTTCTGTTTCTGTTGCTGCTGCTGTTTTTCCAATACTTTTTGCACCAATTGCCGGTTTGCCTTCGCATCCTCCATGGCAGGATTCATGGCCAAAGCCTGCTCATAGGCCTGAAGAGCTTCCTGGAGTTTCCCCTGCTGCGCCAGGGCATTGCCCCGATTATAATGACCATCGGCACTCTCCCAGCGGGCGAACGATTCCGCAGCCAAGGCATGCTGACCCGCCTGACTGAGCGCCATGCCCCGCCAACCCGGATCCTGAAACAAATCTGCCGCCCGGGCCGCATCCCCGGCTTCCAGGGCACGTCTGGCCCGCTGATCGGGTCGCAACCAGAGATCGTCCCACTCCCAGGCCCATGCCGGACCTGGCTGGACCAGGTAAAACACCATCCACAAGCCCAGCAACCAGCCCCGCCGAAAGGCCATGGCCGCCAAAGGCAACAGAATGACCAACAACCAGGGTCCCTGTTCATCCCAGATTTCCGTCATGGCCCGGGAGGCCTGGGCCGGGCCAAGGGTGCCGCCATGGGCCAGCCCGGGCATGAGCCGCTCCAAATCCTGCCCATCCGGCGTCAGCGTGGCATAGACCCCGCCACCCATCCGGGCCAACGCTGCCAGCGGCTCACTCACCAACGGTGCCAACACGGGTCGCCCCTGGCGATCCGGAACAAACCCCCCGCTTGAATCCGGAATCGGCCCCCCCAGGGCACTCCCCACCCCCAGGACCGAAAGCCGAAAACCCCGCCTCGCTAGGCGACGCGCCACCTCCAGGCTGCTGGACGGGGCCGCGTCGCCATCCGTGACCAGCAACACCGCCCCCTGGTTGACAACCGTCCGCTCCAACACCTTCAAGGCCTGTTCCAGACCCCGATGCGGCATACTCCCCTGTATCGGCATGAGATCCGGCTCCAGGGACGCCAGCAGGGCCGTGACCGTATCGACATCATCGGTCAAAGGTGCCGTGATAAAAGCATCCCCGGCAAAAACCACCAGACCGGTCTGCCCCGGTCCCAGACGCTGCAACAAATCCTGAATTTTTTGTTTGGCCCGTTCCAGACGCGAGGGCAGCACATCCGCCACGCGCATCGAGCGGGAGAGATCCAGGACCACGACCAGGGCCTCCTGGGGACGAAACAGCGGGGCCGGCACCCGCGACCAGGTGGGACCCGCCAACACCAAAACCAACCCCAGCAGGCCGACCGCCAACAACCAAAACCAGGTGCGTTCCCGACGCTCCCCCCCGACCCGCAACAGGTGCGGCAACAAATGCGCATCACACACCGCACGCCACTCCTGCCCCTCCCGGGTCACCCGCCAGAGACGCCACAGAATGACGAGCATTGGCAGCAGACTCCACAACCACAAAGGCCGGATAAAATGCCATCCCTGTTCAACCATGGATCGGTCTCCGCCACTGTGAGATGAACGCCAGCCACAACAGGAGCAGCAGGGCCGGACCCAGCAACCAGGGATGCAGTTCCGTGCGTACCATGTATTGTTCGGGTTTGGAAAGGGTGGGTTCGAGGCGGTCCAGTTCCTGATATATCTCTTCCATCACCTCGGTATCGGAGGCCCGAAAATATCGTCCCCCCGTCAGGCGGGCAATTTCCTGTAAGCCGGGTTCATCAAGATCTTCCGAGGGATTGATCAGGCGCGAGCCAAAAATGGTGGGAACCTCCATGGGTTTTGTGGAACCCACACCGATTGGATAGATGCGCACCCCTTCCTGGGCCGCCAGTTGAGCCGCCTTGTGGGGTTCCACCGTGCCGGCGGTATTGGCACCATCGGTCAACAGAATCAGGGCGCGTCCCGGTTGGGGACGGTCCCGCAACCGGCGTACCGCCAGACCAATTCCCTCGCCAATGGCCGTCCGCGTGCCGGCCAGACCAATTTCCGCCTCGCGAAGCATGGTGGCGA
This genomic window contains:
- a CDS encoding cyclic nucleotide-binding domain-containing protein; its protein translation is MRAETVHIRQMDRWDNPLDPTMSPEQVERILALDMFRNMDAGSFPALLSLPRLVLNETRLVEYQRGDLVVRAGDYGSSAFLVVRGNVAVILPPGLPAELLGRSAPKRKSLFQVLRQLWNDSRMPETSHYTSPTAGPGAITRSAGRSDSTRVTLANVDTLLSKQPSVILEAGDLFGEIGALGRFPRSVSVVATMDVEILEIRWQGLRDFRRYDAHFRDHLNQLYRERSLKAHLRETPVCRHLAQELLTDLEQAAISEVYGETDANNPFWRPQGESPSDRLAQEPMIVAEGQVLDGLVLIQSGFARISQKFNHGHRTVGFLGRNRMFGLSEALQQWRTGHPVPSQFSLRAIGYVQTLRLPYAILASHVLPHLAPEFAQAALTTRNGTVFEGLDREDVGLIEFLVEYHYINATAAMLINLDRCVRCDECVQACARAHDNNPRFLRKGRRHDAVMVATACMHCLDPVCMIGCPTGAIHRNERGGEVLINDRTCIGCGTCANSCPYGTILMVETRDAAGRYQHNQETGLPILKATKCDLCLEQWGGPACQRACPRHALLRANMWDTRNLRRWMGWR
- a CDS encoding cytochrome c3 family protein; protein product: MDDPVPSQENYERPNHPWICGRAIQGNACRSGPDHKGHCGGQSECRPVRRGDRWHCARPALAGGPCPEGPSPEGQCGRPLPTCQPVRNLRGLRRLLARWSILVAVGLILSITYGNRVLEFISPGPLSPFHSSIDNCIICHAAAEKGPRGWIKLALGRPDIQPDNLRCLKCHPLGTHAQSPHSLDPQVLKKLEPKVAEWPDPPPLPVSLHMAAPLLNPDLGRQHPLSCGLCHQEHQGHFMQETWWAQDRCNSCHRKATSRFDQDHPRFVDYPHQEQTSIKFNHRTHFQKHFHGKLADKAPKNCSVCHPDNGRNNMVSSIHFQPACGTCHIDQIREVFQSGPKGLKVLSLPPLDLDVLRQRGVAIGEWPGNSDGDLSPFMPGFFHGYPEFETAFAMLNGMDTLNLTTATDSQLTAIATLVWNIKEFVFELLISGRPALAKRWQNLLGERPDYHLLAQLSGQMPADLVRSIQKEWFPHLLEEMAMHRQGKPVPIPNPHSATPATDTVEKRGSPDGDKGGLLDSDKGGLLDNDDKGGLLDSDKGGLLDNDDKGGLLDSDKGNQTPTLRPLTDDAWIEGGGWYREGYSLYYLPTGHEDGFLRTWLDTLFSRQQSSSAAQRLFQLLIAEKTAGQCGKCHFGAGAYAGAQTGAHAGASLEMTLPKWRGRVAPLDAKEFRKFSHTAHQSLIPRCQDCHPFTTAPLPETPPGATSVVHSGFAQLEKMVCAKCHQPDKAGDACLLCHNYHVGQKSSARGRSR
- a CDS encoding tetratricopeptide repeat protein encodes the protein MNLLVCASGHAADAKSTPATTDEDITDQELRNVWLSGLYSMELDHLKDAQRKFAFVIARNPPWLARAFENRAIVYEKIGHEDLAKKDFEVALKLYNQEVRDHPNSTEPLLRRAEYWERKNNPEARIQDLSKAIALEPDNTALLQVRINAWNDLLRPDQALADLSRLIKLQPEEPDPLLARAELARKQNKNSLAIADYTKAIALSPNLFQAYLGRAEIHLESGQEEKALADLDRAVKIQPDSAKAHYNRGIILQGKEQYPASLAAFEKAIALEPDQVETLLRRGMVLIKLGRSQAALADFDRILTLQPGHALATMYRQQVVK
- a CDS encoding protein BatD — protein: MVKFRLQAFFLGMVLLVWLQPGSGLGAGVTARVDQSVITEGETLRLTLSIAGQQGRLPQPDLTPLEKDFQILGSSSESNVRIINGHVESMVGLTITLLPQRLGRLTIPALTVAGMKTAPLAIEVVAAGSQARRGAGGGLGGGGGGRGAGGAGGAGGGAVDTGAYFLEAEVDTKTPYVQGQVVLQVRFYRAVVFTEGEITEPVIEDAVVERLGEDRASTTEIKGRTYEVMERRYAVFPQKSGPLTLPGLVFQGQMRVARSAGRDPGGTGPFANDPFFQNFFGRDPFAGLLAATRPVKLRSEPIQLDVRPRPAEFVGPWWLPAAQITLSEEGLHDPVQIRVGDPLTRTVRLHAKGLAATQLPEIAKPRLDGVNIYPDQPVIQSQPKGKWILGEREEKWAMVATRPGTYTLPAIDIPWWDVTEERAKVAQLPSRTLTVLPAAGGTTASGGASAVDPPATSAASGGSPPLVAAPLPDVVPPGSGKGATGSDAASVGSGSSGASTIPGVAADPAATTIPGGQVGSAGNPAAGGYWPWVAGGLLLAWLATLGLWWRLRQHTIRSQTPGSNKVVSLSRIPPPDLAPVREACAIGDPRRIADALLYWASLTWPENPPRSLGALRDRLDPANSSVIMDRLERGLYAPETPWDDVDLWSVLQPLLTVRNSRSSAVQPDEVLPSLNPEYRQK
- a CDS encoding VWA domain-containing protein, with protein sequence MVEQGWHFIRPLWLWSLLPMLVILWRLWRVTREGQEWRAVCDAHLLPHLLRVGGERRERTWFWLLAVGLLGLVLVLAGPTWSRVPAPLFRPQEALVVVLDLSRSMRVADVLPSRLERAKQKIQDLLQRLGPGQTGLVVFAGDAFITAPLTDDVDTVTALLASLEPDLMPIQGSMPHRGLEQALKVLERTVVNQGAVLLVTDGDAAPSSSLEVARRLARRGFRLSVLGVGSALGGPIPDSSGGFVPDRQGRPVLAPLVSEPLAALARMGGGVYATLTPDGQDLERLMPGLAHGGTLGPAQASRAMTEIWDEQGPWLLVILLPLAAMAFRRGWLLGLWMVFYLVQPGPAWAWEWDDLWLRPDQRARRALEAGDAARAADLFQDPGWRGMALSQAGQHALAAESFARWESADGHYNRGNALAQQGKLQEALQAYEQALAMNPAMEDAKANRQLVQKVLEKQQQQQKQKQQGQQQQQQQQNKSGSDREKQSQDQAAADAQKKESGEKNQSASDAQKKASGEKDQSTSDAQKKEPEEQEKSAAEGQSKKPEGQEKSAAEGQDKEQEEKEKSAADGRNKELEEKENSVADGQDKEQKEKEKTATDGQDKEQEEKEKFFAKSGQNQEIKKREDKKNSAKARQAEATPLDAENRQAMEQWLQRIPDDPGGLLRRKFLLEQRRRGRPAEVTEPW
- a CDS encoding VWA domain-containing protein → MESGLHLQWPWMGLLLPLPWLVGRFMPAGKMARGSALLVPFFGELLQTEQRDRPPRARFRRIWLLLAGLIWLLLVGGALRPQWLEKPALQPSTGRDLLLAVDLSNSMETGDFTWQGRQINRLQAIKVVAGPFIRRRTGDRLGLILFGDHAYLQTPLTFDLETVATMLREAEIGLAGTRTAIGEGIGLAVRRLRDRPQPGRALILLTDGANTAGTVEPHKAAQLAAQEGVRIYPIGVGSTKPMEVPTIFGSRLINPSEDLDEPGLQEIARLTGGRYFRASDTEVMEEIYQELDRLEPTLSKPEQYMVRTELHPWLLGPALLLLLWLAFISQWRRPIHG